AGGTAGGAATGGGCTTTATTAACCAACAGGAGGCAGGGGACTTTATTGCATGGACGGGTACCCAAGATTTTGCAGGACCTATCAATGCTTGTGCTGATGGAACGATTTCGATGGATGCATTGATGGAGCTTATTGAGAAAGAAATCGGCAAAAATGCTGTGCTTTCTAAAGAATCCACAAAAGACGATCACTCTCCATATGGAATTGATGAAACATGGACAATCTCTACTGATAAAGCAAAAGGGTTAGGATTTACATTCACTAATCTATATCAGTGGTTACCAAATTTAATAAAAACAATTGCTAATGAGAAATAAATATTAACATTGAAGGTCAGAGATCATGGCTATTTATCTTCATCCTTAGGTATGTAGTTGTAAATTTATCTGCCCTTTTTAATTTGTTTTTTTTCTCACTCATATCAGCAAAGCGATGTTATCTGTGAGAAGAAAAGGATATGTTTAAATATGACAATAAATGCGATAAAAAGTCTCTCAAAATGATTGCTATTAGTAAGACAATTACTATATTTAATTGAAGGATCATTTCATATAATTGAAAATTACGTTAAAATGTTGTTTAGAAATAATAGGAGAGATGAAATTGGATAATATAAAGAAAGAAAAAATAAAAACTTGGTTAATCGTTGCTCTGATACTTTCGCTTGTAGGTTCATTCGTTCTTTTTTTCATAGGTTATTATACGATTGGGTTTGTGGTAGGTGGAGTGTTTATGGTTTTGGCTACTCTGTTAGGTCAGTGGTCTTCTCACAAGAATGCAGATTATATACACAGAAATATTTATAATAACAAATAATAATTGCGTTTGGGTTTATTCCAAGCGCTTATTCTAGTCTACTTAATCTTTTGACTATGTAAAGAAAAGGGTTAATTACACATAAAGATTCGAAAAAATTGGAACTTTAAAAAAATCGATTTTGAGCCTGCTGAAATCATATTATATCAACTATCCAAAAATCAACGATCTATACTAGAACAGCCTTTAAACTATTTTATTGTTTGTTGTGTTTTTATTATAGTAACTTATGTTCCCGCCAACCGATTTCCTTTACCTTTTTTGAGGATTTATAGCATTCTTTACATAAATAATTTCCTGGTATGAGAAAAGGTACCCAACAAAAGAATACCGTTTGGGAATATTAATAGCAACATAGCAATTGGTAATTTTATTCTAAATAGTTCTTTTTTTACCCTATCTGTAGCAATGTATACAAAGCTTCAACTTATTGATTCCTCCTCAAACCACTGTAAATCGATTGTTCTTTATTAAAATAATGAAGTTTTTCGTGTCCAACACCTTAGCTTTAATAACAAATTTCACCATAGGATTCAAAAAAAATATAGCATTATCTTCCTATTTGGCAATGTGAAAAAGAAATCGCTTTCGAAAATAATATTGTAGGAGTATAATTTAATTGTGAAAAATAAGACAACTTCATTTTAGCGGAATATAAGGGGGATTTTGTATGGAGAAGCTTCAAGAAAGTATGTATAAGCTTATCGTTGAAACATCTACCAACTTACCAAAGGATGTCCGTATTGCTATTGCGAAAGCGAAAAAACGTGAAAATGCGGGTACACGAGCTGCTATGTCATTAGGAACGATTACAAACAATATTTCTATGGCGGATGAAAATGTATCACCTATTTGTCAAGATACTGGTTTGCCAACATTTAAAATTAAAACGCCTGTAGCGGTAAATCAGTTAAAGGTAAAGGATGCAATTTATAGTGCTATTGCACAAGCTACAAAGGATGGCAAACTACGTCCTAATTCTGTTGATTCCTTAACTGGAGCCAACAGTGGTGATAATTTAGGTATAGGCACTCCGGTAATTAAGTTTGAACAATGGGAGAAAGATTATATTGATGTACGACTAATTTTAAAAGGCGGAGGCTGTGAAAACAAAAATATTCAGTATAGCTTGCCATGTGAACTAGAGGGGCTTGGTCGTGCAGGGCGTGATTTAGACGGAATTAGAAAATGTATCATGCATTCAGTATATCAAGCGCAAGGGCAAGGATGTAGTGCTGGTTTTATCGGTGTTGGAATCGGAGGAGATCGTACGAGTGGTTATGAGCTAGCTAAAGAGCAGCTTTTCCGTACGGTTGATGATGTAAACCCTAACGAAGATTTGAGTAAACTTGAAGAATACGTGATGGAAAATGCAAATAAGCTCGGTATTGGTACAATGGGTTTTGGTGGAGAAACAACGCTTCTCGGCTGTAAAGTGGGTGTCATAAACCGAATTCCAGCAAGCTTTTTTGTATCAGTAGCGTACAACTGCTGGGCATACAGACGCTTAGGTATGACTGTAAATCCAGAAACAGGCGAGATTAATGAATGGTTGTATCAGGACGGAGAAAAAGTAGATTTTGCTAATGACGCAAATAAAGCTGACGAGGAATCGGAAACACGCGAAGTTGTATTACAAGCACCGATAACGGAAGAACAAATCCGTGAATTAAAAGTGGGAGATGTCGTTCATATTAATGGCATGATGTACACTGGGCGCGATGCGATTCATAAATATTTAACTGACCACGATGCGCCAGTAGATTTGGACGGACAAATTATTTATCATTGTGGACCAGTTATGTTGAAAGATGAAGAAGGTAGTTGGCATGTAAAAGCAGCAGGTCCTACTACATCAATTCGCGAAGAGCCGTATCAAGGTGATATTATGAAGAAGTTTGGTGTCCGTGCAGTTATTGGGAAAGGTGGTATGGGACCAAAAACACTTGCAGCTTTAGAAGAGCATGGCGGCGTTTATTTAAATGCTATAGGTGGTGC
This region of Cytobacillus sp. IB215665 genomic DNA includes:
- a CDS encoding fumarate hydratase yields the protein MEKLQESMYKLIVETSTNLPKDVRIAIAKAKKRENAGTRAAMSLGTITNNISMADENVSPICQDTGLPTFKIKTPVAVNQLKVKDAIYSAIAQATKDGKLRPNSVDSLTGANSGDNLGIGTPVIKFEQWEKDYIDVRLILKGGGCENKNIQYSLPCELEGLGRAGRDLDGIRKCIMHSVYQAQGQGCSAGFIGVGIGGDRTSGYELAKEQLFRTVDDVNPNEDLSKLEEYVMENANKLGIGTMGFGGETTLLGCKVGVINRIPASFFVSVAYNCWAYRRLGMTVNPETGEINEWLYQDGEKVDFANDANKADEESETREVVLQAPITEEQIRELKVGDVVHINGMMYTGRDAIHKYLTDHDAPVDLDGQIIYHCGPVMLKDEEGSWHVKAAGPTTSIREEPYQGDIMKKFGVRAVIGKGGMGPKTLAALEEHGGVYLNAIGGAAQYYADCIKSVEGVDLMEFGIPEAMWHLQVEGFTAVVTMDSHGNSLHEDVDKSSLEKLATFKDPVFK